The genome window CCACCAGTACTGGCACGAGCGGCTGCATGCCGAGCCGGCGTATCGCTGGCTGCGGCAGATCGTCTACGACAAGACTTCGGGGCTGCCCGTGGCGCGCCGCGCCGATTGAGTGCCCGGGCGACTCAATCCACGCGTGTTTTCGAATTGGACGGTGACGCCCGCCCGGGGCTAGAGTGCCGGCGTCGCTCCGGGAACGGCTGTTTCCCGGTCCCATCATTCCGTCCAGGACAGCACGCCATGCGCACGTTCCTTTCTTCTTCTCCCTTCCGCCACGCCGCGTGGGCCATTGCCGCGGCCGCCGCGGCCGGTCCGGCCAGCGCGCAGGCCTATCCCGACAAGCCGGTCCGCATGGTCGTCGCGTTCGCGCCGGCGGGCGGGACCGACATCGTCGCCCGGCTGGTGGCGCCGCGCATGGCCGAGCTGCTCGGCCAATCCGTCGTGGTCGAGAACCGGGCGGGTGCGGGCGGCGTCATCGGCACCGAGAACGTGGCGAAGGCCGCGCCCGACGGCTACACCACGCTGATGGCGACGATGGGCAACCTGGCGGTCAATCCCTATCTGTATGCGATGCGCGTCGACGTCCAGCGCGATCTGAAGCCGGTCAGCAAGGTGGTGGAGGTGCAGTTCGCGCTGCTGGTGCATCCGTCGGTGCCGGCCAAGACTCTGCGCGAGTTCATCGACCTGGCCAAGGCGCGCCCCGGTCATCTGACCTACTCGTCGTCGGGCATAGGCGGCGGGCCACACCTGGCCGGCGAGCTGTTCGACAGCCTGGCGGGCACCAAGCTGACGCACGTGCCCTACAAGGGCAGCGGCCAGAGCCTGTCGGACCTGATCGGCGGACAGGTGTCGGCATCGTTCGACAGCCTGCTCCAGGCGCTGCCCTACATACGCGACGGACGGCTGCGCGCGCTGGCGATACTGGGCAGCGAACGCTCGCCGCTGCTGCCCGACGTGCCCACCGTGGCCGAGGCCGGCGTGCCGGGCTATGAGTTCACCAACTGGTATGGGCTGGTCGCCCCCGCGGGCACGCCGCAGCCGGTGGTCGAGAAGCTGAACGGCGCCGTGCGCCAGGTGCTGGGACAGCCCGACATCCGGCGCAAGCTCGAGGACATGGGCGCCCGCGTGGTGGGTGATGCGCCGGAGGCGTTCGGCAAGTTCATCGCCACCGAGAACACCAAGTGGGAGAAGGTGATCCGTGCCGCCAGGATCACGGCCCAGTAGGCCGGACGCGTGCTACGGCTTGCGCGGCGCGCCGCCCGGCATCCCGGCCAGGCCGATGAATTTCTCGGCCGCCGGGTTGCGCATGTCCTGCCTGCGGACCGCGTACAGCGTGGTGATGTTTTCCTCGGTGCCCGCCAGCGGCCGGTAGTGCAGGGCGCCGGTCCAGGTCGCCTGGGCCGAGGCCGGCACCAGCGCCGCGCCCATGCCCGCCTCGACCAGCGCCAGCATGGTGGGCAGGATGCTGGCCTGGACCACGTGCGGTACGACTTGCGCCGAGTGGAAGATCCGTTGGCACAGCTCGTACGAGTACGGCGCCTGGTCGGGAGAAAATCCGATCAGGTGCAGTCCGTCCAGGTTGGCGATCGGGACGTGTTCCAGATGCGCCAGGGCGTGGTCGGCGGGCAGCGCCAGCACCAGCCGCTCTTGCGCGATGACGCTGTGCGCCAGGCGCGGATCCGCGAGCGCTTTTTCCGGAGGCCGCAGCAGCGCGACGTCCAGCTTGTCGGCATGCAGCGCGTCGAGCATGGGCTCGGGGCGCATTTCCTCCAGCCGCAGCTCGACCTCGGGGTACTGGCGGCGGAAGGCCGAGACCAGCCGGGGCAGCGTGCGGTAGATGGAGCTGGCGGTGAAGCCGACGGTCACGCTGCCGGCCGAACCGCTGGCGGCGCGCCGGGCAGCGTCCGCCGCGGCCTCGGCGTCCTGCAGGATCTTTCTTGCGCGGTCGTGCAGGATGCGCCCCGCGGGCGTCAGGCTGACCGAGCGCGTCGTGCGGTGGAACAGCTCGGCCCCGATCATCTGTTCCAGCTGGCGGATCTGCTGGCTGAGCGGCGGTTGGGTCATGTGGAGCCGCTCGGCGGCCCGGCCGAAATGCAGCTCTTCCGCGACGACCGAGAACGTGTGGAGCAGGCGCATGGAAAGCAGTGGCACTTTTTTCCCGTTGTATGGAACGGCTCCGAAGGCCGTTCGTTCTATTGACATGGTTTCCCCGGCATGAAGACCCCTGCTCCCAATTTTCTCAGCGCGCTGTCCGCCCTGCGGGCGATCGAGGAAGGCAGCCTCAGCAGCGAGGCCCTGGTGCGGGCCTGCCTGGACCGCATCGACGAGCGGGAAGCCGCGGTGCGCGCCTTCGCGCACATCGACCGGGAGCGGGCGATCGCCCAGGCCCGGCAGGCCGATCGGGGCGCCGTCGCGGGGCCCTTGCGCGGCCTGCCGTTCGCCGCCAAAGATATCCTGGATTCCGCCGATCTACCAACCGCCTACGGTTCGCCCATTCATGCCGGCCATCGTCCGGCGGCCGATGCCGCCTGCATCGCGGCGGCCCGCGAGGCGGGGGGCATCCTGCTCGGCAAGACCGAGACCTGCGAGTTCGCCACGCTGACGCCGTGCGCTACGCGCCACCCGCTGGACCCGTCGCGCACCCCGGGCGGCTCGTCCAGCGGTTCGGCCGCCGCCGTGGCCGACGGCATGGTGCCGCTGGCGTTCGGCACCCAGACCAGCGCCTCGATCATCCGCCCCGCGGCCTATTGCGGCGTCGTCGGCTACAAGCCGTCCTACGGCCTGATCAACACGTCCGGCCTCAAGCATGCGAGCCCCAGCCTGGACACGATAGGCGTGTTCGCCCGGACGGTGGCCGACGCGCGCCATGCCGTGTTCGGCCCGGTGGCCGCGCGCGAGCCGGGGGCGCTCCGGGTCGCCGTGTGTGAATCCAGCCAGTGGGCGGCCGCCCGGCCCGAGACCGTCGAGGCGCTGCTGGCCTTCGCCCGCCGGCTCGAACGCGGCGGCGCCCGGCTGCGGACCGTGTACCTGCCGCCGGGCCTGGAGGCCGCCGTGGCGCTCCAGGCCCGGCTGTCGGCGTTCGAACTGCGGCAGTCGCTGGCGCACGAACGCCGGTGGTATCACGACCGGCTCAGCCCGCGCCTGCAACAGCGGGTCGAGGCCGAGGCGGGCCTGTCCATGGCCGGGTACGCCGAACTGCGGTCGTCCATGCGGGCGGCGCAGCGCGAGGCCGCCAGCCTGTTCGACGACGCCGACGTCCTGCTGTATCCGGCGGCCGACGGCGAGGCCGAGGTCGGCCTGGAGACCGGTTCG of Pigmentiphaga sp. H8 contains these proteins:
- a CDS encoding tripartite tricarboxylate transporter substrate binding protein — protein: MRTFLSSSPFRHAAWAIAAAAAAGPASAQAYPDKPVRMVVAFAPAGGTDIVARLVAPRMAELLGQSVVVENRAGAGGVIGTENVAKAAPDGYTTLMATMGNLAVNPYLYAMRVDVQRDLKPVSKVVEVQFALLVHPSVPAKTLREFIDLAKARPGHLTYSSSGIGGGPHLAGELFDSLAGTKLTHVPYKGSGQSLSDLIGGQVSASFDSLLQALPYIRDGRLRALAILGSERSPLLPDVPTVAEAGVPGYEFTNWYGLVAPAGTPQPVVEKLNGAVRQVLGQPDIRRKLEDMGARVVGDAPEAFGKFIATENTKWEKVIRAARITAQ
- a CDS encoding LysR family transcriptional regulator is translated as MPLLSMRLLHTFSVVAEELHFGRAAERLHMTQPPLSQQIRQLEQMIGAELFHRTTRSVSLTPAGRILHDRARKILQDAEAAADAARRAASGSAGSVTVGFTASSIYRTLPRLVSAFRRQYPEVELRLEEMRPEPMLDALHADKLDVALLRPPEKALADPRLAHSVIAQERLVLALPADHALAHLEHVPIANLDGLHLIGFSPDQAPYSYELCQRIFHSAQVVPHVVQASILPTMLALVEAGMGAALVPASAQATWTGALHYRPLAGTEENITTLYAVRRQDMRNPAAEKFIGLAGMPGGAPRKP
- a CDS encoding amidase, with protein sequence MKTPAPNFLSALSALRAIEEGSLSSEALVRACLDRIDEREAAVRAFAHIDRERAIAQARQADRGAVAGPLRGLPFAAKDILDSADLPTAYGSPIHAGHRPAADAACIAAAREAGGILLGKTETCEFATLTPCATRHPLDPSRTPGGSSSGSAAAVADGMVPLAFGTQTSASIIRPAAYCGVVGYKPSYGLINTSGLKHASPSLDTIGVFARTVADARHAVFGPVAAREPGALRVAVCESSQWAAARPETVEALLAFARRLERGGARLRTVYLPPGLEAAVALQARLSAFELRQSLAHERRWYHDRLSPRLQQRVEAEAGLSMAGYAELRSSMRAAQREAASLFDDADVLLYPAADGEAEVGLETGSPRYGGLWTFLHLPALSLPVGRGPAGLPLGAQLIGAPGRDLELLAAAAFAEGCAAAD